The following are encoded in a window of Hippoglossus stenolepis isolate QCI-W04-F060 chromosome 10, HSTE1.2, whole genome shotgun sequence genomic DNA:
- the LOC118116769 gene encoding gastrula zinc finger protein XlCGF57.1-like: MCDVQLLRVSVHERISAAAEDFLLQLEKGGETAQVPALRAMLTERLTAAAEEIDAGIEETVAVYEDRMERSEREIYRKRRLLDAVMKPELRLHRVVCPADIQQLMVNKEEVPPEQQQWSPIVDQEDPESPHIKEEQEEPWTNQEGEQLQQLEQADIKFTLTAVTVKSEEDEENPQLAQLHRNQTEENRADCGEQEPARNSGPDGHLQQGTEEKTVDSEDDWMQTREPQSGLNTKNNKQSLSDMKYKTGKKAFSCSECGKTFRQKGDLTIHMRIHTGEKPFSCSECGKRFSQKSHLTIHMRIHTGEKPFSCSECGKRFSRNCSLTKHMSIHTGDKPFSCSECGKRFSRKCSLTEHMSIHTGDKPFSCSECGKRFRLKCDLTEHMRIHTGEKPFTCSKCGKRFSQKSNLTEHMRIHTGEKPFSCSECGKRFSRKCDLTVHMRIHTGEKPFSCSECGKSFCQKRSLTKHMSIHTGENSFSCS, translated from the exons ATGTGCGACGTGCAGCTGCTGCGGGTGTCGGTACATGAGCGGATCAGCGCTGCCGCTGaagactttctgctgcagctggagaaaggaggagaaacggCTCAAGTCCCGGCGCTGAGAGCGATGCTCACCGAGCGGCTaacggcggcggcggaggagatCGACGCAGGGATTGAGGAAACCGTGGCGGTGTACGAAGACAGAATGGAGCGGTCAGAGCGGGAGATCTACCGCAAGAGGAGGCTGCTCGATGCCGTGATGAAGCCCGAACTCCGGCTGCACAGAGTTG tgtgtcctGCAGACATACAGCAGCTGATGGTGAATAAAGAAGAGGTTccccctgagcagcagcagtggagcccCATTGTGGACCAGGAAGACCCAGAGTCCCCCcacattaaagaggaacaggaggaaccgtggaccaatcaggagggagagcagcttcaACAACTTGAGCAGGCTGATATCAAGTTCACATTGACTGCTGTCActgtgaagagtgaagaagatgaagagaatcCTCAGTTGGCACAGCTTCATCGGAATCAGACGGAGGAGAACAGAGCGGACTGTGGAGAACAAGAACCAGCCAGGAACTCAGGTCCTGATGGACATTTACAACAAGGTACTGAGGAAAAGACTGTAGACAGTGAAGATGATTGGATGCAGACCAGGGAACCTCAgtctggtttaaatacaaaaaataacaaacagtcTCTAAgtgatatgaaatataaaactggtAAGAAagcatttagttgctctgagtgtggtaaaacaTTTAGACAAAAGGGGGATCTAACTAtacatatgaggattcatacaggagagaaaccatttagttgctccgagtgtggtaaaagatttagccAAAAGAGCCATCTAACTAtacatatgaggattcatacaggagagaaaccatttagttgctctgagtgtggtaaaagatttagccGAAACTGCAGTCTAACTAAACATATGAGTATTCATACAGGAGataaaccatttagttgctctgagtgtggtaaaagatttagccGAAAGTGCAGTCTAACTGAACATATGAGTATTCATACAGGAGataaaccatttagttgctctgagtgtggtaaaagatttagacTAAAGTGCGATCTAACTGaacatatgaggattcatacaggagagaaaccatttactTGCTCCaagtgtggtaaaagatttagccAAAAGAGCAATCTAACTGaacatatgaggattcatacaggagagaaaccatttagttgctctgagtgtggtaaaagatttagccGAAAGTGCGATCTAACTgtacatatgaggattcatacaggagagaaaccgtttAGTTGCTCCGAGTGTGGTAAAAGTTTTTGCCAAAAGCGCAGTCTAACTAAACATATGAgtattcatacaggagagaatTCGTTTAGTTGCTCCTAG